Proteins from one Telopea speciosissima isolate NSW1024214 ecotype Mountain lineage chromosome 1, Tspe_v1, whole genome shotgun sequence genomic window:
- the LOC122649089 gene encoding putative pectate lyase 21 has translation MPTAQPQPQPQPQSQSSTLTSMGSLPYSDVDCSLRALAGRAEGFGRFSVGGLDGPLYHVTTLADDGPGSLRDGCRRKEPLWIVFEVSGTIELSAYLNVSSYKTIDGRGQRIKFTGKGLRLKECEHVIICNLEFEGGRGHDVDGIQIKPKSRHIWIDRCSLQDYDDGLIDITRESTDITVSRCHFSRHDKTMLIGADPSHTGDRCIRVTIHHCFFDGTRQRHPRLRFGKVHLYNNYTRDWGIYAVCASVESQIYSQCNIYEAGQKKVAFKYYTEKAADQEESRSGCIRSEGDLFINGAQACLLTGVDGESMFHPSEYYPTWTMEAPSDALKEILQICTGWKSIPRPPEQAVIP, from the exons ATGCCTACAGCTCAGCCTCAGCCTCAGCCTCAGCCTCAGAGCCAGAGTTCAACTTTAACGTCAATGGGTTCTCTTCCCTACTCCGACGTCGATTGCAGCTTGAGGGCCTTGGCCGGACGGGCCGAGGGTTTCGGCCGTTTCTCTGTCGGTGGCCTTGATGGACCACTCTATCACGTCACCACTTTAGCAG ATGATGGTCCTGGATCACTTCGTGATGGATGTCGTCGAAAAGAACCACTTTGGATTGTTTTTGAAGTTTCAGGCACCATTGAGCTCTCAGCTTACTTGAATGTATCTTCATACAAGACAATTGATGGCCGGGGCCAAAGGATAAAATTTACCGGCAAAGGTTTAAGGCTGAAAGAGTGTGAACATGTAATTATATGCAATCTGGAATTTGAGGGTGGTAGGGGACATGATGTTGATGGTATTCAAATAAAACCTAAGTCAAGGCACATATGGATAGACCGTTGCAGCTTGCAGGATTATGACGATGGACTGATTGATATCACACGTGAAAGTACAGATATAACTGTTTCAAG ATGTCATTTTTCACGGCATGACAAGACTATGCTTATTGGTGCAGACCCCAGTCACACTGGAGACAGATGCATACGAGTGACCATTCACCATTGCTTTTTTGATGGGACCCGACAGCGTCATCCTCGTCTTAGATTTGGCAAGGTTCATCTGTACAACAACTACACGAGAGATTGGGGCATATATGCTGTTTGTGCCAGCGTAGAATCACAG ATATACTCCCAGTGCAACATATATGAAGCAGGGCAGAAGAAGGTGGCTTTTAAATACTATACGGAGAAG GCAGCAGATCAAGAAGAAAGTCGGTCTGGTTGCATAAGGTCTGAAGGGGATCTGTTCATTAATGGAGCTCAAGCATGTCTATTGACAGGGGTGGACGGGGAAAGCATGTTTCATCCAAGTGAATACTACCCGACATGGACCATGGAAGCTCCTTCAGATGCCCTAAAAGAAATTCTCCAAATTTGTACCGGATGGAAATCCATTCCAAGGCCACCAGAACAAGCAGTTATCCCGTAG
- the LOC122649062 gene encoding exocyst complex component EXO70H1-like, producing MPFKGLRTVFFHPSRDDSTITSSTSTSSSRSPHTPSPLTSTPSTPLHHFSESMIDEKVEQAKSIITKWDPNSSTIAKVTSLFYESRFEAKEFLKSVNQLQQAMHFFASHNSSSSHKLVHAQNLMQIAMKRLQKEFYQILSSNRDHLDPESVSARSSVSEYEDDTGSDDEIQLAGKSISEVEKFSTLAMSDLSSIAECMISSGYGKECIKIYKIMRKSIVDEALYKLGVERLTSSQIRKMEWDVVELKIKNWLNAVKIAVKSLFHGERIVCDNVFSTTSDFVREACFSEITKEGAVFLFRFPEYVAKCHKSPEKIFRMLDLYDAISELWSDIDSIFSDDSTSVVRSQALNSLMMLGDTVRSMLSDFDSAIQKDSSKTPISGGGLHPLTRYVMNYLCFLTDYSGILSDIIANSPLPENTSLPEFYFDSPDPIDNPSSALATRMAWIILMLLCKIDGKARLYKDSAALAYLFLTNNLEYVVQKVQTSNLKFLLGEDWISKHKATVNQYAASYERVGWSKVLSSIPENPTMTLEEAKQCFNNFNSAFEQTYTTQSSWVVTDRKLREEIKLSIAKKLVPAYGKFYRKYRGMLRSDNDTESVVRFAPDDLGNYLSDLFYGTGASGSASSLVCSSPAQSRGKHCRR from the coding sequence ATGCCGTTTAAAGGGTTGAGAACCGTCTTCTTCCATCCCTCCAGGGACGACTCTACAATTacttcttctacttctacttcGTCTTCCCGATCACCACACACCCCTTCTCCTCTGACAAGCACACCTTCCACTCCCCTCCACCACTTCTCGGAATCAATGATAGATGAGAAGGTGGAACAAGCCAAGTCCATCATCACCAAGTGGGATCCCAATTCCTCCACCATCGCCAAAGTCACCTCTCTCTTCTACGAGAGCCGATTCGAAGCCAAGGAATTCCTCAAATCCGTCAATCAATTGCAGCAGGCCATGCATTTCTTTGCCTCCCACAACTCCTCCTCCTCTCACAAGCTCGTCCATGCTCAGAACCTCATGCAGATCGCCATGAAGCGTCTCCAGAAGGAATTTTACCAGATTCTCTCTTCCAATCGCGACCACCTCGACCCCGAATCTGTCTCCGCTAGATCCAGCGTCTCTGAATACGAAGACGACACCGGTTCCGATGATGAGATTCAGCTTGCCGGCAAATCCATCTCCGAAGTCGAGAAGTTTTCCACTCTCGCCATGTCCGATCTCAGCTCCATCGCCGAGTGCATGATCTCGTCCGGCTACGGCAAAGAGTGCATCAAGATCTACAAGATTATGAGAAAGTCCATCGTCGACGAGGCTCTCTACAAGCTCGGAGTCGAGCGTCTCACCTCTTCGCAGATCCGtaagatggaatgggatgtcgTCGAACTCAAGATCAAGAACTGGCTTAACGCCGTCAAAATTGCAGTGAAATCTCTCTTCCACGGCGAAAGAATCGTCTGTGATAACGTCTTCTCCACTACCTCCGACTTTGTCCGGGAGGCTTGTTTCTCCGAAATCACCAAAGAAGGAGCCGTCTTTCTCTTCCGGTTCCCCGAATACGTGGCCAAGTGCCACAAATCACCGGAGAAGATATTCAGAATGCTCGACCTCTATGATGCCATCTCTGAACTCTGGTCAGACATCGATTCCATCTTCTCCGACGACTCCACCTCTGTCGTCCGCTCTCAAGCTCTGAATTCACTCATGATGCTGGGAGACACTGTTCGATCTATGCTATCGGACTTCGATTCCGCTATTCAGAAGGACTCATCGAAAACCCCTATATCCGGAGGTGGTCTTCATCCTCTGACTCGATACGTAATGAATTATCTGTGTTTCCTCACCGATTACAGTGGAATCCTCTCCGATATAATTGCCAATAGCCCATTGCCGGAGAATACATCTCTCCCAGAATTTTACTTTGACAGCCCTGACCCTATCGACAATCCATCGTCGGCTTTGGCCACTAGGATGGCTTGGATCATACTGATGCTCCTCTGCAAGATCGACGGAAAGGCGAGACTATACAAAGACTCAGCAGCCTTGGCTTATCTATTCCTCACCAATAATCTCGAGTATGTAGTGCAGAAGGTCCAAACCTCCAATCTGAAGTTTCTGTTGGGAGAGGATTGGATATCGAAGCACAAGGCAACGGTGAACCAGTACGCAGCCAGTTACGAGCGGGTGGGATGGAGCAAGGTGCTATCGTCTATACCAGAAAATCCGACGATGACATTAGAGGAGGCGAAGCAGTGTTTCAACAACTTCAATTCGGCGTTCGAGCAGACATACACAACTCAGTCGTCGTGGGTCGTGACGGACAGAAAGCTTAGGGAAGAGATTAAGTTATCCATCGCCAAGAAACTTGTGCCGGCGTACGGGAAATTCTACCGCAAGTATCGGGGTATGCTAAGAAGCGATAACGATACGGAGTCAGTTGTCAGATTTGCTCCTGATGATCTGGGGAATTACTTATCGGATCTGTTCTACGGGACCGGAGCTTCGGGGAGTGCTTCGTCGTTGGTGTGTTCTTCTCCAGCGCAATCGCGAGGAAAGCATTGTAGACGATGA